AACAGACTACAACATATAGTCAGACTGGTTGCATACAGCACTGTAGGCAGCACGGGATCCAGCTCAAAATCCTCAAAGCCAACATGAATGTCAGCTGATTTGCTTAATTTTTGAATCAAGCTTTATTTACTTATCCTTTAACTGCAAATTCTCAAATTTTGAGGTGCTACTGGCAGAAACAAAGAGTTCAATGCTCAGTGAAGTTGGCCATTTGACTAGCATGCAATAAGTATGTATTTCCAGGatttgcagatatttttgtctttactAGGAGTATGTGAAACATTTAATAAATAGATCTGAGCAGTCAGGCTTTCTGCATCTCTAGAAGAGAAGCCGAGCAACTCTGAGTGACCGGACTGCTGTTGGCAGGACACTTATGTGCAGTTTCTAATTTAGAAGCACAGTATAAGTCGAATTCAGATCTAAAAATGTGTACTGCGTTGTTTTGAAGTTTTAAAGTTATAAGGCATTTAAACATAAGTCTCAACACTTTTTCAGGAGCTCGTAGTCCAAAACTTCATAATAATGGGGTTGCTTTATGTCTCCAGAAAACAGTTTAGTAAATGGTTTTAGGCCTGCCTGATTCTTAAGATCATGCAAAAGTGTAGGTCCCTGATATTTTGTTCCATGTAGAAAGGAGACCCAATTTCTAGTCTTTATTTCACTGAATAGGCTTCTAGGATATCAGCGTTGTGTAAGTGATATTAGTACTTTTAATGAGCTCTTTTTATCTGACTGTGTAAGGGTGTGGAACTTCTACTGTATTCTGTCATGGAATAATTTTCAGGATCTAATAAAAAGGATGGCAAATTTATTTACTGATCAaatttgcaaattaaaaattaccAAGTACATCTAATTTGAGCAATGTTTTGACTCTAAGTAGTTGGCGAGAAGATCTATtttactttgatttattttttgggGCTTCTTTGCAAGGATATAAATAATTTGGTACCCTGTATTTGCTTGAGTATTCTCAAATTGAGGCCCTAGCAGTCCCACGTGTTCCGAACATGAATGCAAAATGCTTCATGAGTTACGCAGTTGAAAGCATTCTGTGCTCCCAAGTTCACTTTCTGGATTTCTGTACTGACagtaaaagcttttttaaattgtgtaaTGTCAGTGCCTCCCGTGATTGTAAAAGCAATGTCacatgtatttctttatttttagggATCTACTTCAGACATTAACTGAGGATGAACTGCACACACTGGAGCGTAACCTGTGCATCTCTCAAGATGTGGATTTTCCTGTCAGAACAGATCCTGAAGTACCCTCTGTCATTACACCAGGCATAACTGCAACTTTGCCAGCAAAGGAGCTCTCAGCAAAAGCTGAGAACACAGAGGCTGAGCTGGCTTGTTCAATGCAGTATGATGAAcaggagctggaacagctgAATAGGATGGTACACAGAGTTGGAGATGAAATGtcttctctgctttcccctCCAAGCATCTGTCAGTCTCCTGCTCACAGACCTAGCCTAAGAAATAGTTCCAGTGCAGAAGCTTCACCAACAAGACACCATCTTGACAATTTAACTGATGAAGAGGACAGAGTGTTTTTTATGGATGACCTAGATGGAGCAGGAGAGGCTCTTGCTGGGTTGGATTCAGTAAGTGATACTTTTGCTTGGGTGAATAACCCTTGTCACAATTCAGAACAGAACCTGCAATATAGAGACGCTCTACTGTATGAGAACGGTCAGCAAACAGAGgaaactttgcttttaaaagacGCAGAAAGTGATGTCAGCAATAATAACAATATTGAAGACAGCAAACAGATGTTTGGCATCTCAGTTCAAAATTCATGCAGCTGTTTAGAAGGTCCGGATTCACAGTTATACCTCAATGGTTGGGATGCTTATGCTGATGATGCAGAAATGGCAGAAAGGATAGCTCACAGGACAGGGGGAATGAAAATATCTGCTACTGTGATATTCAATCCTAAATCTCCCTCTAGCTCAGAATCCCCAGTAACACCCGAAGCAGCTATTAATTGTGTTCCTGGATCTGCTAATCCATTAGCaaatgaggaggaggatgaaTCTCATAAACTCAGTATAGCTGCCACAAACTGTCTAATTAATTCCTGTGTGTGTTGTGGCAGCTGTGAagacagcagggaggagagTGTGGAAGGTTTAAAGACTAAACATTCTGCAGGAGGTGTTGTAAATGCTTCGTACACATTAGTGAAGTCTAAGGAAATGGACCATGTAGATAGCCTGGACAATTCAGTCCCTGCACAGGAAACGTTAAAACCTGAAACGTCTGCTTTATTAGCAGAAAGAGACTTtggcagagaagagcaaaatcTGCCCATCTCCTCTAAGTGCCTGGCACATTCCTCAGGTTCACAGGTAGGAGCAGAAAATGACTCTcaaggagaagcagaaagcactTCAAGTCAGCAGAAAAGgtgggagaagagaaaacaactgTGTGAGAGAAAAGTGGAGAATAATGAAGATGCTGGTAGTGAAAGGACAGCCAAGGAAGATACAAAGTCAAGATCTAGTTCAAGGTAAGACCAACTTGATGGTTTAGTAGTAAGACTTGCATATAAATAAATCCTTCTCTCCTTGTTCTTTACTGATCTGTGTGTCATTATTGATTTGCAATAAATTTGTGTTGAAGGATTAAGTTTTTTTATACATAATTTTACTGCAAGTAACTTTTTGCTAGTtttcatcagcttttttttagaaaactaATGGAGAACAGCTGAGTTTGAAACCAAGTAGATTAATTTTCCCATTTTAATGTAACAAAAGATGTATTGCCATTGTATATTACCTGGCTGACTATATTTATTGCATtctgctgttttgcagaaaaaaagtgtctAGCAGATACTAAAAAGTTAAATTCTGCATCACTGCAGGGGATTAAATTGTGATTTAAATACATCCCAATTCTTAActtcatttaagaaaacagGGCTTATCTAATCAAGTTGCCTGTGGGCATGAGTGGATTTGTGAATACATGTCTTGAAGGAACTTAACAGAATGCAGACACAGCTTTTAAACTTTATTATACATTTTAACCCAAACTGGTAGAAGAGTAGAGGTCATAGATTAATGTTTGACACATTTTGTTAAGGAACTTTATAACACTGAGAGACTATAATGTCTCTCATTATATATAATgtctcagaaaggaaaagctatGCTTCAATTCAAGTTTAAATGGATGTTGGGATCTTACATACGTTTGTAGAaagccaaactttttttttttgctgttttgtatttttatacttattttttcttcctctttagagaataacttgttttttaatgaataatatTCTCAGTATCCCCGAAGCATTAATATCacaaagcagagggaagaaattaaataacTTATTGTTGTCTTCCTtatttctgtgataattttctttctttatgccTTGCTTTGTCAGTAGTGAAGAGGATGTGTGGTGCAGGATTTCTCTCTTATTGTACGTGTACAGAGTTCAAGACAGCTTGAACCATGAAGCATTTCCACAAtataaaagctgcagaaataatCATTTAATAATGTTCCAAGTGAgttgtgaaatattttgctagCTGTGGAAATGGAATTAAGAGTTCTTTGGGCCAGAGTTGATTCTTCTTACAGGTACAATACAACTTAGCATGCTTAAAACTCaacttttgaaatgaaaacattattttcctcattattcTGAATGGTTGTGATATTAGGCTTTGCAAGTATGATCACAAATAGTGCCTCATAACTGAAATACtgtgtggtttttattttaagaagtaatTCAGAAATCCCTTTGACATTTAATGTTTTTACAGCACTTCAAGTAGAATACTGTTGTATGCTTAATTACAGTGTCCTGATAAATTATGAATCTATCACACAACTCAATTTGtctaatatttctttttccttgggTAGGATATTAAGTGGAATTTGTGAGGGCAATTCtgtaaaatgtaataaaaatatctatCAGTGTCTTTCTAGCCTACAGTGGTTTGTGTATGCAACAACTTCTTTTCCAAGTCCTCCTGCAGTCCATGCCCTTTGGGACTTTGTAGACCTCAGTCATGCTTCACTGATATGATTTGTCTTTGTGATTGGGGAAATCACAGCCTACTTGATCATTCTTTGTATTGAAGCTGTCCCATAACTgtaatctttctttttgtctttctctaAACCTTTTTCTATTATACTGTTTCCTTTTAGAGATAAGGGAATCAGAACTACACTTAGTCAAGATATGGGCAAACTGTGGATTTTTGCAGTGACCTCATCATTTTCTAGGGTTTTTCCAGTGATTCCTAATATTTGACTTTGGAGTTTTTTTGGCTTATTGCTGAGTGATGAGCTAGTGGTTTTTGCAGCTGTCTGCCAGCTCCCCAAAGCCCCCTTCTGAGCTCGGAGACCATCGGTTTTAGTGAAGCTTAAgtttttctcccagtgtttaTCAGTTGGAGCTCCTGCCATTTTATTACCTGTTATCTGGTCTTTATGATCCTGTCCTGTTCCTCAGTCTGCCCTTGTTCTAATGCTCTTCAGACCTGCTTGTTCTCCCCATTTCTGCAGGACATAATACGAAAACAAAATCCCCTAAGTGACCTCCTGCAATTTTGAAAAGTGCTCATTTAACAGCTCCTCCCACCTTATGGACAAGAATTATTTATCCATTTGGGGACCTTTCCTCTTATACTATAGCCCCTTAATTATGATTTTGTATGTTTTCCCCACTGCCTCTTCCACAGTTCCTTTATTAATTACAGCTAATTCTCTCTTCTCCTGATGGAGACGAGTGCCTCTGTTACTACTTGGGAAGAAGCATTCCATTTTGCCAGAAGTGgggaaactgaaatgaaaggcaTTTTGATGCTAGATTGTTGCTTCTTTACTGGAAACTATTCTGATGTAACTCCTCCAGTGTATTCTGTGGGAAATGGAGTTGCTGGGGGGGTCTGTGAAGGGTATTAGCTTAAAAAattgtgtgcatgtgttgctCCTTAGTTTTCAGATACGTGTATGCCTATTTATGTGCTGGGTTCTTGCCTCTGAGTCACGAGTCATGCTATCAGCAAGAGATATCAGCAAGTTGTAGGCGACTGCGAgcccccccacgggatgtgacgcgataggcccgttccctgctctatgattgatgtgtggcacgtgccCTTAGGGGTgtagacgaagcacataggttatataagctagagttcacgtgtaataaacaccattttgctgttcatcatattggtgtgtacgtgcagtcatttggtcctggcctggttttaggtcagtaccgtaggaggcaatgcaacagggAGAGAACTCAGAAAACACAACTTTGTCGACCTTTTCTTACTTACGCTACCTGAGTGGTGACTAATCACTGCTTTCCAATGGtatttttaaattggaagatTGTATTAGGCTTCTGTGACTGCTCCCTGTTGCATGGTTGTGAATGCCAACTTAACCGAAGGGGAAATGTTTCAG
The Lagopus muta isolate bLagMut1 chromosome 4, bLagMut1 primary, whole genome shotgun sequence genome window above contains:
- the ZFYVE28 gene encoding lateral signaling target protein 2 homolog isoform X5; translated protein: MMNRFRKWLYKPKRTDPQLLAQFYYADEELNQVAAELDSLDGRKDPQRCTLLVNQFRSCQDNVLNIINQIMDECIPHERANRDFCVKFPEEIRHDNLAGQLWFGAECLAAGSIIMNREIESMAMRPLAKDLTRSLEEVRNIIRDQALRDLNLYTEKMKDSLKHFDVLFAEFELSYVSAMVPVKSPKEYYVQQEVIVLFCETVERALRLGYLTQDMIDDYEPALMFTIPRLAIVCGLVVYSEGPLNLDHKPEDMSELFRPFHTLLRKIRDLLQTLTEDELHTLERNLCISQDVDFPVRTDPEVPSVITPGITATLPAKELSAKAENTEAELACSMQYDEQELEQLNRMVHRVGDEMSSLLSPPSICQSPAHRPSLRNSSSAEASPTRHHLDNLTDEEDRVFFMDDLDGAGEALAGLDSVSDTFAWVNNPCHNSEQNLQYRDALLYENGQQTEETLLLKDAESDVSNNNNIEDSKQMFGISVQNSCSCLEGPDSQLYLNGWDAYADDAEMAERIAHRTGGMKISATVIFNPKSPSSSESPVTPEAAINCVPGSANPLANEEEDESHKLSIAATNCLINSCVCCGSCEDSREESVEGLKTKHSAGGVVNASYTLVKSKEMDHVDSLDNSVPAQETLKPETSALLAERDFGREEQNLPISSKCLAHSSGSQVGAENDSQGEAESTSSQQKRWEKRKQLCERKVENNEDAGSERTAKEDTKSRSSSR
- the ZFYVE28 gene encoding lateral signaling target protein 2 homolog isoform X4; its protein translation is MDECIPHERANRDFCVKFPEEIRHDNLAGQLWFGAECLAAGSIIMNREIESMAMRPLAKDLTRSLEEVRNIIRDQALRDLNLYTEKMKDSLKHFDVLFAEFELSYVSAMVPVKSPKEYYVQQEVIVLFCETVERALRLGYLTQDMIDDYEPALMFTIPRLAIVCGLVVYSEGPLNLDHKPEDMSELFRPFHTLLRKIRDLLQTLTEDELHTLERNLCISQDVDFPVRTDPEVPSVITPGITATLPAKELSAKAENTEAELACSMQYDEQELEQLNRMVHRVGDEMSSLLSPPSICQSPAHRPSLRNSSSAEASPTRHHLDNLTDEEDRVFFMDDLDGAGEALAGLDSVSDTFAWVNNPCHNSEQNLQYRDALLYENGQQTEETLLLKDAESDVSNNNNIEDSKQMFGISVQNSCSCLEGPDSQLYLNGWDAYADDAEMAERIAHRTGGMKISATVIFNPKSPSSSESPVTPEAAINCVPGSANPLANEEEDESHKLSIAATNCLINSCVCCGSCEDSREESVEGLKTKHSAGGVVNASYTLVKSKEMDHVDSLDNSVPAQETLKPETSALLAERDFGREEQNLPISSKCLAHSSGSQVGAENDSQGEAESTSSQQKRWEKRKQLCERKVENNEDAGSERTAKEDTKSRSSSSSQDGLRDSPLSSISSSDYESVSVTTCSLSSIYALSSLMTSSCSSDDIDQEEIQLALQAAKIATREKIRSRFHGSNDLIHRLFVCISGVADQLQTNYASDLRSILKTLFEVMATKPETEDKEKQKKVNQGLRSAALEDCALCQESISSSELAAKARDGDFEDPPDWVPDEVCSYCTACKAPFTVIRRKHHCRSCGKIFCSRCSSHSAPLPRYGQMKPVRVCTHCYMFHVTPFYSDKAGI